Part of the Companilactobacillus zhachilii genome is shown below.
CTGTTTTTTTTAAGGCTTAAAAAAGGTATAATTTTAGAAGATGACTTTTAAATTCATGTGAGGTACTTATGGTTAGAAAAAAGGCAAGTGCAACGCCTAGAAAGAGAAAAAAAACAGTTGATAATTCACGATTGATTCGCTCGTTAGTCAGTCTCTTGTGGATTATCCTGTCGGTTTTAGGATTATTTAAATTCGGCATTGTTGGCAAAACTTTCGATAATTTGTATCGAATTTTTGTCGGTGACAGCTATCCGGTTTTATTGATTGTCAGTATCTTTGTGGGTGCCGTTATAATCGCTACGGGACGGATACCCGTTATGACGCCGAAAAGAAGTTTTGGTTTATTGTTTGTTTATTTAGGATCACTGATTATATTGCACGGCATCTTTTTCTCAAGCATGTCGTTGTATCACAACTATAATCTCGTCACATGGAACACTTTAGCTGCCGATATGACTCAAGTATCAGTTGATGGTTCAGTCGGTGGAGGAATGATTGGTTCATATTTGTACAGTTTCTTTATGCCAATGTTCTCCAGTATTGGAACGTATTTTGTTACTGGATTGATTATTTTTATCGGAATTTTGATGTTATGTAATGTCACAATGAAACAAGTTTCAATCGTTACGACCGACATATTGGTTAAATGTAAGCATGGATTGTTAAAATTAAAGGAGATTATCTCTGGTCATTATAGTAATTATGTTGATCAGCGTAACGCTCCGAAAGAAAAGAAAGTCCCAGTTCATACACCTACGTATCAGGAGTCAGAAGTTACACGTGATGGCAGTAAAATTGCCGATGGACTTAGCAGTTTTAAGAATGATGAAAGTAAGCCCGAGGAAGATTTCAAAATTGAAGGTGTTCCAACAACGCCACCAGCTCCAGAACCTACTGAAACGAAGGCTGCTGATGTATTGTCGAAGCCTTATGGAATTGATGGAACGAAAGATAAAGATTTGCCAGACCCTGTTAGTTCCAGAAAAACTGAGGGTCCGGTTAATAATGATGATTACAAATTACCATCTGTTGATTTATTGAAACAAGTTCCCCAGACTGATCAAACATCCGAAGTTCACTTGATTGAAGAAAACAAAGATAAACTTCGTCAAACTTTCAAGAGTTTTGGTGTTGATGTCGAAGTCAAAAAAGCTAGTCTAGGACCAACGATTACCAAGTATGAAGTTCAACCTGCTGTTGGTGTCAAAGTAAGTAAAATCGTTAATTTAGCGGATGATTTGGCTTTAGCTTTAGCTGCCAAGGATATTCGTATCGAAGCTCCAATTCCTGGTAAGCCATTTGTCGGAATTGAAGTTCCTAATAAAACAACGTCAACGGTTTCATTCAGGGATATAACGGAGAAACAAAAAGATAAGACGCATCCATTGGTCGTTCCACTAGGGAAAGATGTCTCCGGAAATATCATTGAGGCCGATATAACTAAA
Proteins encoded:
- a CDS encoding DNA translocase FtsK, giving the protein MVRKKASATPRKRKKTVDNSRLIRSLVSLLWIILSVLGLFKFGIVGKTFDNLYRIFVGDSYPVLLIVSIFVGAVIIATGRIPVMTPKRSFGLLFVYLGSLIILHGIFFSSMSLYHNYNLVTWNTLAADMTQVSVDGSVGGGMIGSYLYSFFMPMFSSIGTYFVTGLIIFIGILMLCNVTMKQVSIVTTDILVKCKHGLLKLKEIISGHYSNYVDQRNAPKEKKVPVHTPTYQESEVTRDGSKIADGLSSFKNDESKPEEDFKIEGVPTTPPAPEPTETKAADVLSKPYGIDGTKDKDLPDPVSSRKTEGPVNNDDYKLPSVDLLKQVPQTDQTSEVHLIEENKDKLRQTFKSFGVDVEVKKASLGPTITKYEVQPAVGVKVSKIVNLADDLALALAAKDIRIEAPIPGKPFVGIEVPNKTTSTVSFRDITEKQKDKTHPLVVPLGKDVSGNIIEADITKMPHLLIAGSTGSGKSVAINTIITGILMKAKPNEVKLILIDPKMVELNVYNGIPQLLIPVVTDARRAAGALQKAVKEMERRYKLFAETSHRNIGEYNADVDKFNETASDEDKMERLPYVVVIVDELSDLMMVAGHEVEAAIVRLAQMARAAGLHIIIATQRPSVDVITGLIKANIPSRIAFAVSSGVDSRTILDSVGAEKLLGRGDMLFQPIGKSKPVRLQGAYISESEVENVVKFVSEQQSAEYDEDMIPTDVDEGGSDGDKPEDEYWDDAVELIVKQQSASVSMLQRRFAIGYNRAARMVDEMENRGIVGPSEGSKPRKVLITPEQLDTIRKNQVKN